Proteins encoded within one genomic window of uncultured Draconibacterium sp.:
- a CDS encoding RNA polymerase sigma-70 factor, which produces METDKNTNELLLIDNLKNGDIKAFNLLFSIYGPRLYAFTNGYLKSKFESEEVVQEVFLTIWRKRKDIDSTLSFKSYLFKIAWHLILETFNKVRKLEKFKHEMLNQAISFTSDMDERLDYQMLLERVESIIKKLPTRQREILIMRKKEGIAVKEIARQLEVSPKTVENHLTKALKNLKEELKDEGFSGILLFFLFF; this is translated from the coding sequence TTGGAAACAGATAAAAATACTAACGAGCTACTGCTAATTGATAACTTAAAGAACGGAGATATCAAGGCTTTCAACTTGCTTTTTTCTATTTACGGTCCACGCCTTTATGCATTTACCAACGGGTATTTAAAATCAAAATTCGAGTCAGAAGAAGTAGTACAGGAGGTATTTCTTACTATTTGGCGTAAAAGAAAAGATATTGATTCCACATTATCGTTTAAAAGTTACCTTTTTAAAATCGCCTGGCATTTAATCCTGGAGACATTCAACAAGGTCAGAAAACTCGAAAAATTTAAACACGAAATGTTGAATCAGGCTATTTCGTTTACCTCCGATATGGATGAACGTCTCGATTACCAGATGCTTTTAGAAAGGGTTGAGTCTATCATAAAAAAACTTCCAACCCGACAACGGGAAATACTCATTATGAGAAAAAAGGAAGGAATTGCCGTAAAAGAAATTGCCAGGCAGCTGGAGGTTAGCCCTAAAACCGTGGAAAACCATCTAACAAAGGCACTTAAGAACCTAAAAGAAGAATTGAAAGACGAAGGTTTTTCGGGAATTCTATTGTTCTTTTTATTCTTCTGA
- a CDS encoding FecR domain-containing protein, with protein sequence MDFKPEILRRFFNGKYSRKDYIWIKSVFSNPKNKEILRVSLEDHWNEFNNSSIETGNVDYLLQKIHHKIDKIESSSNKVRYLKIIRQIAAVLVIQLVLTFLAFHYFQNKKQPSETAYAEIECPLGARVKFNLPDGSSGCLNSGSKLKYPVLFKTNRDIKLSGEAWFNVKHDTVHPFVVKTKNLDIEVLGTCFNVIAYEDDLSEEVILSKGSVKIASESGQTLSILKPDQRLVLNTEKNTFTQDNLDASQYLAWTEGKLVFRNESMEQVAKRLGRWYNINIEIKDPELLEHAFRATFIDEPLDEVLKILAKTAPITYEIIERKQTTDNIYLKKHVILRFDKNRKEAS encoded by the coding sequence ATGGATTTCAAACCGGAAATACTACGCCGTTTTTTTAATGGTAAATATTCACGAAAAGACTACATCTGGATAAAATCAGTATTCAGCAATCCAAAAAACAAAGAAATACTTCGGGTATCGTTGGAAGACCATTGGAACGAATTTAACAATTCTTCAATTGAAACTGGCAATGTGGATTATTTGCTACAAAAAATCCATCATAAAATCGACAAAATTGAATCATCATCAAACAAAGTCAGGTACCTGAAAATTATCAGACAAATAGCTGCCGTTTTGGTCATTCAGTTGGTGCTTACCTTTTTAGCGTTTCATTATTTTCAAAACAAGAAACAACCATCAGAAACTGCCTATGCAGAGATAGAGTGCCCACTTGGTGCCCGGGTTAAGTTCAATTTGCCCGACGGTTCTTCGGGCTGCCTGAATAGCGGATCAAAACTTAAGTATCCTGTTCTGTTTAAAACCAACCGCGATATAAAACTAAGTGGCGAAGCGTGGTTCAATGTGAAACACGACACTGTGCACCCCTTTGTTGTAAAAACTAAAAACCTGGATATTGAAGTACTTGGAACTTGCTTTAATGTAATTGCGTACGAAGACGATTTATCAGAAGAGGTAATCCTTTCAAAAGGAAGTGTGAAAATAGCCTCAGAAAGCGGACAAACACTATCTATTCTGAAACCCGATCAAAGACTTGTTTTGAATACCGAAAAAAACACCTTCACCCAGGATAACCTGGATGCATCGCAATATTTGGCATGGACAGAAGGAAAACTGGTATTCAGAAACGAGAGTATGGAACAGGTAGCCAAGCGTTTGGGACGTTGGTACAATATAAATATAGAAATAAAAGACCCTGAATTACTGGAACATGCTTTTCGTGCAACATTTATAGACGAACCATTGGATGAAGTATTAAAAATATTAGCAAAAACAGCACCTATAACTTATGAAATTATTGAACGTAAACAAACAACCGACAACATTTACCTAAAAAAACATGTAATCCTGCGGTTCGACAAGAACCGAAAAGAAGCTTCTTAA
- a CDS encoding TonB-dependent receptor, with translation MRICCFLLFLGIAQTWAVNSYSQQTRFTLHMKDTRVIDVLDEIEKQSEFFFVFNQNLLDVERKVNVNVKDKTIDKLMAGLFAETGVSYEINDRLIVITTLAEKNSVSQQKNVSGKVTDAQGDPLPGVTVVIKGTTQGTVTNIDGNFTMASVPEDAILLFSFVGMRSQEFAVEGKSVITVKMEPDAIGIEEVVAVGYGTQKKASVTGAIAQYSAEQLSERPVQRLDQALVGQMAGVRVKQTSGMPGKGMSIQIRGTGSISANNEPLYVIDGFPLEMSEQSSSGGFSSGNPLDNINPNDIESIQVLKDAAAAAIYGSRASNGVVLIQTKKGKTGKAKINFNMYTGWNEPNRKIDILNTDEWIDRAVEYMNANYIAKDPGDQNRSANDDYATRVANIGSFDRNQIPDADWLLPGYGKYESVDWQDEIFRKGIVQNYQLSATGGTQSVKYFVSGDYLNQQAYFKNVDYERFSVRANVEVKPNDKITAGINIAPSYSMGNDPGVEGKDKILHVAVGMPPITEEEVGLDINVGENGQLTYGNSRNSPVRILENTIGETKIFRTLSTIFGQYEIIPGLKIKSTVNLDHTDQKNKYYRPSFVSGKTPSARVASGTYSGYLRQTFVNENTISYDKIIAENHSISAVAGISYNLNKFENFKISSTGGFNSDYITTLNDAAEIKSSSSYTKETKSTMLSYFGRLNYSFLDRYMLTASIRRDGSSRFGSDTKWGIFPAASVGWRISEENFLDDIEWLSKLKVRFSWGKAGNNSIGDYSHIALLQSSNYSFGGSQATGWSPKDYANPDLGWEESETFNYGIDFGIFENRFYGSFEYYTKTNTDLLLNIPVPSATGFTKALTNIGEVFNNGWELELNSRNLTGEFEWTTSFNIGHNENEVRQLGPENTPILGGAYDINHNILTVGEAMYSIYVVEQDGILSAEDIANGAALYGNQTEGDPKYVNANDDDVISPDDRVIMGHPNPNYVWGITNNFRWKGFDLSILVQGQNGGHLYSTFGRAIDRTGMGWLDQSIGLWRDRWRSAEDPGDGLKGKVYSKFGRIKNTDWMYSNDYWRIRNITLGYDLGRHVKSNVFSGIRVYATAENWFGEDKYYGGFNPEAVNTSGDDYGGAPLAKSMIFGVNITF, from the coding sequence ATGCGAATTTGTTGCTTTCTTCTGTTTTTGGGTATAGCACAAACCTGGGCGGTAAACAGCTACTCACAACAGACTCGCTTTACCCTGCACATGAAAGATACCAGGGTAATTGATGTGCTTGATGAAATTGAAAAACAGAGTGAATTTTTCTTTGTATTCAACCAAAACTTATTGGATGTTGAACGCAAAGTTAATGTTAACGTTAAAGACAAAACCATCGACAAGCTAATGGCAGGGTTATTTGCAGAAACCGGTGTTAGCTACGAAATTAACGACAGGCTAATTGTTATTACCACTCTTGCCGAAAAAAACAGTGTATCGCAGCAAAAAAATGTTAGCGGTAAAGTAACCGACGCTCAGGGCGACCCGCTTCCCGGGGTAACAGTAGTTATAAAAGGAACCACGCAGGGAACAGTTACCAACATCGACGGTAATTTTACTATGGCAAGTGTGCCTGAAGACGCCATTTTACTCTTTTCATTTGTTGGGATGCGTTCGCAGGAATTTGCAGTTGAAGGCAAATCGGTAATTACCGTAAAAATGGAACCCGATGCAATTGGCATTGAAGAAGTTGTAGCGGTAGGTTACGGTACCCAGAAAAAGGCTTCGGTAACAGGTGCTATTGCGCAGTACAGTGCCGAGCAGCTAAGCGAACGTCCGGTACAACGTCTCGATCAAGCCCTGGTTGGCCAAATGGCAGGTGTACGCGTAAAACAAACCAGCGGCATGCCGGGAAAAGGAATGAGTATACAAATACGTGGAACCGGCTCTATCTCTGCAAACAACGAACCACTCTACGTAATTGATGGTTTCCCTCTCGAAATGTCGGAACAAAGCTCTTCCGGGGGATTCTCAAGTGGGAATCCGCTGGATAACATCAACCCGAACGATATTGAATCGATTCAGGTATTAAAAGATGCAGCCGCTGCTGCTATTTACGGTTCGCGTGCATCAAACGGTGTTGTTCTTATTCAAACAAAAAAAGGAAAAACAGGTAAGGCAAAAATTAATTTTAATATGTACACCGGCTGGAATGAGCCAAATCGTAAAATCGATATTTTAAATACCGATGAATGGATTGACAGGGCCGTGGAATACATGAATGCCAACTACATTGCAAAAGATCCGGGAGATCAAAACCGTTCTGCCAATGACGATTATGCCACCCGTGTTGCAAACATCGGAAGTTTCGACCGCAACCAAATTCCTGATGCTGACTGGTTATTACCTGGCTACGGGAAATACGAATCTGTAGATTGGCAGGACGAAATCTTCAGAAAAGGGATCGTTCAAAACTACCAGCTATCGGCCACTGGCGGGACCCAAAGTGTAAAATACTTTGTATCGGGTGATTATCTTAATCAGCAAGCTTATTTTAAAAATGTTGATTACGAACGTTTTTCAGTTCGTGCCAACGTTGAGGTAAAACCAAACGATAAAATCACTGCAGGTATTAATATCGCCCCTTCTTATTCTATGGGCAATGACCCGGGCGTGGAAGGAAAAGATAAAATACTACACGTTGCAGTGGGCATGCCCCCTATTACCGAGGAAGAAGTTGGGTTGGATATAAATGTAGGCGAAAACGGCCAGTTAACTTACGGAAATTCCAGAAATAGTCCGGTTAGAATATTAGAAAACACCATTGGTGAAACAAAAATCTTCAGAACATTATCGACTATTTTTGGCCAATATGAAATTATTCCGGGTTTAAAAATAAAATCAACGGTTAACTTAGACCACACCGATCAGAAAAATAAATATTACCGACCTTCTTTTGTGAGCGGGAAAACTCCCTCTGCCCGTGTAGCCAGCGGAACTTACAGTGGTTATCTTCGTCAGACATTTGTTAATGAAAACACCATTTCGTACGACAAAATTATTGCCGAAAACCATAGTATCTCAGCAGTTGCAGGTATATCTTATAACCTTAATAAATTCGAGAATTTTAAAATCAGCTCTACTGGCGGATTTAATTCTGACTATATTACAACGTTAAACGATGCTGCCGAAATAAAATCCAGTTCTTCATATACAAAGGAGACAAAAAGTACCATGCTTTCATACTTCGGCAGGTTAAACTATAGTTTCCTCGATCGTTATATGTTAACAGCCAGCATTCGCCGCGATGGTTCTTCACGCTTTGGTTCAGATACTAAATGGGGTATTTTCCCGGCAGCATCTGTTGGTTGGCGCATCTCTGAAGAAAACTTCCTTGACGATATAGAATGGTTAAGCAAATTAAAAGTCCGTTTCAGTTGGGGTAAAGCAGGAAATAATAGCATTGGCGACTATTCCCATATTGCATTACTTCAATCGTCAAACTATTCCTTCGGAGGGTCTCAGGCTACCGGCTGGTCTCCAAAAGACTACGCTAACCCTGATTTAGGCTGGGAAGAATCTGAAACGTTTAATTACGGTATCGACTTCGGTATTTTTGAAAACCGCTTTTATGGTTCGTTCGAATATTATACAAAAACAAATACCGACTTATTATTAAACATCCCGGTTCCATCTGCAACAGGTTTTACCAAAGCATTAACCAACATTGGAGAAGTATTTAACAACGGATGGGAACTAGAACTGAATTCAAGAAACTTAACAGGCGAATTTGAGTGGACAACAAGCTTCAATATCGGACATAACGAGAATGAAGTAAGACAGTTAGGACCTGAAAATACTCCTATCTTGGGTGGCGCTTACGATATTAACCACAATATTCTTACAGTAGGAGAAGCCATGTACAGTATTTATGTTGTTGAACAAGATGGTATTTTAAGTGCTGAAGATATTGCAAATGGTGCTGCATTATATGGCAATCAAACTGAGGGCGACCCAAAATATGTTAATGCCAACGATGACGATGTTATTTCACCTGACGACCGTGTGATTATGGGGCATCCGAATCCGAATTACGTTTGGGGCATTACCAACAATTTCCGTTGGAAAGGATTTGATTTAAGTATCCTGGTACAAGGACAAAACGGCGGACACCTTTACTCTACTTTCGGACGTGCTATCGACCGTACCGGGATGGGTTGGTTAGACCAGAGTATCGGTCTGTGGAGAGACCGATGGAGATCGGCCGAAGACCCGGGCGACGGATTAAAAGGAAAAGTGTACTCTAAATTCGGTCGCATTAAAAATACCGATTGGATGTATTCCAACGACTATTGGAGAATTCGGAATATTACATTGGGCTACGATTTGGGACGCCATGTCAAGAGCAATGTATTTAGTGGAATCCGCGTTTACGCAACTGCTGAAAACTGGTTCGGGGAAGATAAATATTACGGTGGCTTCAACCCTGAAGCAGTAAATACTTCCGGCGATGACTATGGTGGTGCACCATTAGCTAAATCAATGATCTTTGGTGTTAACATTACTTTCTAA
- a CDS encoding RagB/SusD family nutrient uptake outer membrane protein, translating into MKRIYFLLILSFIIGLSACEDNLDQVPISDMSASGFYTSETGFEQGINGIYQALSSYPERQFHLSDVRSDNIYGVGSMGVRAHEPINNFALTLTTNDYMKEAWDSNFEGVMRANTVLDNLSEEYVQDEATRNQFEGEAKFLRALFYFDLVKYFGPLPIIDKLVTPEEALETGRSPVADVYDLIVSDLETAAQLLPASYDNKNIGRATSYAAKALLARVLLTRSGPVLHPDGPCLGTGEYSEALSLLNEVISGPYAMLDDYAATFDLLNENNPDIVFDIQYEMGGLGIGCAYPGELAGASYWKSVGYPYAIGLETKDVSFDLINSYDTINDVRFAFNVQMGYIEESNGQYVEDPVTIKFSRPDPSTWGSDRFDFGINFPIIRFTDVLLMKAECILQGASGTQSEVDQIINDVRERAGLNDPVSNATLDDLLEERRKEFLGEGLRWHDLVRTGKVLDVMNAWIPVEDVADQMREPINADHILYPIPIEQMEVKKGLYTQNKGYE; encoded by the coding sequence ATGAAAAGAATATATTTCTTATTAATATTATCGTTTATTATCGGGCTTAGTGCCTGTGAAGACAACCTGGACCAGGTACCAATTTCGGATATGAGTGCCAGTGGGTTTTATACAAGCGAAACCGGTTTTGAACAAGGGATTAATGGTATTTATCAAGCATTAAGTTCTTATCCCGAACGTCAGTTTCATTTATCCGATGTGCGATCAGATAATATTTATGGTGTTGGCTCTATGGGTGTTCGTGCACATGAACCTATAAATAACTTTGCTCTTACCCTTACAACAAACGATTACATGAAAGAAGCATGGGATAGTAATTTTGAAGGTGTTATGCGGGCCAATACAGTGCTCGACAACTTATCGGAAGAATATGTTCAAGATGAAGCGACCAGGAACCAGTTTGAAGGAGAGGCCAAATTTCTAAGGGCATTATTTTATTTCGACCTGGTTAAATACTTTGGCCCACTTCCAATTATTGACAAGCTGGTTACTCCCGAAGAAGCTCTTGAGACTGGAAGAAGCCCTGTTGCTGATGTTTACGACCTCATAGTTTCCGATTTAGAAACTGCTGCACAATTATTACCAGCGTCATACGATAATAAAAATATAGGCCGCGCAACTTCGTATGCAGCAAAAGCACTTTTAGCAAGGGTATTACTCACCCGCTCAGGCCCGGTTTTACACCCCGACGGACCTTGTTTGGGAACCGGTGAATACAGTGAAGCTCTTAGCCTTTTAAACGAAGTAATCAGTGGCCCTTATGCTATGTTGGATGACTATGCTGCTACTTTCGACCTGTTGAATGAAAATAACCCTGACATTGTTTTCGATATTCAATATGAAATGGGCGGCCTTGGGATTGGTTGTGCATACCCGGGCGAACTGGCAGGGGCTTCCTACTGGAAATCGGTTGGCTACCCTTATGCTATTGGACTCGAAACCAAAGATGTATCATTCGATTTAATTAATTCATACGATACCATAAACGATGTACGCTTTGCTTTTAATGTACAAATGGGCTACATCGAGGAAAGTAACGGGCAATATGTAGAAGATCCGGTAACGATCAAATTTTCACGTCCCGATCCTAGTACATGGGGATCTGACCGTTTCGATTTCGGGATTAACTTCCCAATTATCAGATTCACCGATGTGTTACTTATGAAAGCCGAATGCATCCTCCAGGGAGCCTCAGGAACCCAGTCGGAAGTTGACCAAATTATAAACGACGTTCGCGAACGTGCAGGCCTTAATGATCCGGTCTCCAACGCAACCCTCGACGATCTTTTGGAAGAAAGACGTAAAGAATTTCTGGGAGAAGGTTTACGCTGGCACGATTTGGTTCGCACCGGAAAAGTTCTCGATGTAATGAATGCCTGGATTCCGGTGGAAGATGTGGCAGACCAAATGAGAGAACCAATCAATGCCGATCATATTCTTTATCCTATTCCAATTGAACAAATGGAAGTTAAAAAAGGATTATATACTCAAAATAAAGGTTATGAATAA
- a CDS encoding beta-galactosidase has translation MKNLHTTLTTIILLFISTHTNAQITNDYFPPSELTTVGAYYYPEHWDESQWERDIKHMAGLGFEFTHFAEFAWAQLEPSEGVYNFTWLDKAVELAAKYNLKVVMCTSTATPPVWLVRKHPDILKQHEDGTKMDHGARQHASFSNNYYREYAMKMIAELAKHYGNDPRIIGWQLDNEPAANVDFGEDAQNRFRAWLKNKYKNINALNKAWGTNFWSGTYTSFDQINIPKHSQWGMNLYQRLDHSRFCDYETSSFLDEQARVIRKYSTPKQWITTNYIPYYDARYPGASTELDFITYTRYMVYGEHRGIGIKGYRVGEYSRIAMANDYFRPLSPVYGVMELQPGQVNWGTINSQPLPGAVHLWLWHVFAGGSKLTCTYRFRAPIYGYEQYHYGIVGPDGVTPTQGGKEYQKFIEEIKLLRKNLSSKAVPEEYLERKTGILYDPDNTVAINQNKQTVAWDTEQHVLKYYKALKSFGAPVDFIRDTMDFSSYPVIVAPAYQQMSLGLIEKLTDYVKAGGNLVMSCRTGHQDEFGHLWEAKHAEPLYELIGGEIEFYDLLRTYAPDTVIIDQQKYGWNTWGDILKANTGTEVWGTYSGDFYSGKPSVTFNKLEKGTVTYVGIDSCDGLLENAVLNKLYKRLKINIENYPKGIIVEYRDGFGIAMNYSDKEFEMYLPENIRVLVGERKIPTAGVLVWKLQ, from the coding sequence ATGAAAAACTTACATACAACATTAACCACTATTATTCTGTTATTTATTTCTACCCACACTAACGCACAAATAACTAACGACTATTTCCCGCCATCAGAATTAACTACCGTTGGCGCCTACTATTATCCCGAGCACTGGGATGAAAGCCAGTGGGAACGCGATATAAAACACATGGCCGGCCTGGGCTTTGAATTTACCCATTTTGCCGAATTTGCCTGGGCACAGTTGGAACCCAGTGAAGGAGTTTACAACTTTACATGGCTCGATAAAGCCGTTGAACTGGCAGCCAAATACAACCTAAAAGTAGTTATGTGCACTTCAACCGCAACCCCGCCGGTTTGGCTGGTGCGTAAACATCCCGATATTTTAAAGCAGCATGAAGACGGGACAAAAATGGATCACGGGGCACGCCAACACGCGTCGTTTTCCAACAACTATTACCGTGAGTACGCAATGAAAATGATTGCCGAACTGGCAAAACATTACGGCAACGATCCTCGAATTATTGGCTGGCAACTGGATAACGAACCTGCTGCCAATGTTGATTTCGGCGAGGATGCCCAAAATCGTTTTCGCGCCTGGCTGAAAAACAAATACAAAAACATTAATGCCCTGAACAAAGCCTGGGGCACCAACTTCTGGAGCGGTACTTACACCAGTTTCGATCAGATAAATATCCCAAAACATTCGCAGTGGGGCATGAACCTTTACCAACGCCTCGACCACAGCCGATTTTGCGATTACGAAACCTCAAGTTTCCTGGATGAACAAGCCAGGGTTATCAGAAAATATTCTACCCCAAAACAATGGATTACCACCAATTACATCCCCTATTACGATGCACGTTACCCCGGAGCAAGTACCGAACTCGACTTTATTACCTATACCCGGTACATGGTTTATGGCGAACACCGCGGTATTGGAATTAAAGGGTACCGCGTTGGCGAATATTCGCGCATTGCCATGGCCAACGATTATTTCAGACCTTTATCTCCCGTTTACGGTGTAATGGAACTTCAGCCCGGACAAGTAAACTGGGGAACCATTAATTCGCAACCACTGCCGGGAGCAGTTCACCTTTGGTTGTGGCACGTTTTTGCCGGAGGCAGTAAATTAACCTGCACCTACCGTTTTCGTGCTCCCATTTACGGTTACGAGCAATATCACTACGGGATTGTTGGCCCCGATGGTGTTACCCCAACACAAGGAGGGAAAGAATACCAGAAATTTATCGAAGAAATTAAGTTGCTACGTAAAAATCTGTCCTCAAAAGCAGTCCCGGAAGAATACCTGGAACGTAAAACCGGAATTTTATACGATCCCGATAATACCGTTGCCATTAACCAAAATAAACAAACCGTTGCCTGGGATACAGAGCAACACGTTTTAAAATATTACAAAGCCCTTAAATCCTTTGGGGCCCCTGTTGATTTTATCCGCGACACCATGGATTTTTCCTCCTACCCGGTTATTGTTGCCCCGGCTTACCAGCAAATGAGCCTGGGACTGATAGAAAAACTGACTGACTATGTAAAAGCAGGCGGCAACCTGGTTATGTCGTGCAGAACCGGGCATCAGGATGAATTCGGGCATTTATGGGAAGCCAAACACGCAGAACCACTCTATGAATTAATTGGAGGAGAAATTGAATTTTACGACCTTCTCCGTACTTATGCTCCTGATACGGTTATTATCGATCAGCAAAAATACGGGTGGAATACCTGGGGAGACATTTTAAAAGCGAACACCGGCACCGAAGTTTGGGGAACTTACTCCGGCGATTTTTATTCCGGCAAACCTTCTGTAACCTTTAATAAACTTGAAAAAGGCACCGTAACTTATGTGGGCATTGACAGCTGCGATGGCTTGCTTGAAAATGCGGTATTGAACAAATTATATAAACGACTTAAAATAAATATTGAAAATTATCCGAAAGGAATTATTGTAGAATACCGCGATGGATTTGGTATTGCCATGAATTACTCGGATAAGGAATTTGAAATGTACCTTCCTGAAAATATCAGGGTATTAGTTGGAGAAAGAAAAATCCCGACAGCCGGAGTACTTGTTTGGAAATTACAATAA